In the Nicotiana tabacum cultivar K326 chromosome 16, ASM71507v2, whole genome shotgun sequence genome, one interval contains:
- the LOC107811442 gene encoding uncharacterized protein LOC107811442 yields the protein MSTNLDDHIEKILWTEQQISRRVSELASQITLSFSSCKSAPVAVGVATGAFLFLADLVRKIKLPISVDFVRVESYGSGTVSNGKPKISCDLKIDVTGKHVILVEDIVDTGNTLSCLIEHLKFKGASSISVCTLLDKPSKRKANFELVGEGKFYRGFECPDYFVVGYGLDFSELYRNLPYVGVLKPEMYS from the exons ATGTCTACCAATTTGGACGATCATATAGAAAAAATTTTATGGACAGAGCAGCAAATTTCTCGACGAGTTTCTGAGCTTGCTTCCCAAATTACCCTCAGCTTTTCTTCTTGTAAATCCGCTCCGGTCGCTGTGGGCGTTGCCACTGGTGCTTTTCTGTTCCTAGCTGACCTTGTTCGCAAAATCAAACTTCCCATCTCCGTTGATTTTGTTCGGGTTGAATCATACGGCTCTGGTACTGTATCCAATGGCAAACCCAAGATTTCTTGCGATTTGAAAATTGATGTTACTGGAAAGCATGTGATTTTG GTTGAGGACATTGTGGATACAGGAAACACGTTGTCCTGCCTCATTGAACACTTGAAATTTAAAGGAGCATCCTCCATATCGGTGTGCACGCTCCTCGATAAACCATCAAAGAGGAAGGCTAATTTTGAACTTGTGGGAGAAGGGAAGTTCTACCGTGGTTTTGAG TGTCCAGATTATTTTGTGGTTGGCTATGGATTAGATTTTTCTGAGCTTTATAGGAACTTACCCTACGTGGGAGTCCTGAAACCTGAGATGTACAGTTGA
- the LOC107777732 gene encoding uncharacterized protein LOC107777732, with the protein MARALVLLDNKFTSLSQLVASHSRKWKRKWRACYGYGDEHDPVIQLNNEEIDQSYYFGEADPNTCSGEVSVIWKKNIIMGGKCQLPQFSGVIIYDTAGNLVNPKTPRPLALPWKE; encoded by the coding sequence ATGGCTCGCGCACTAGTACTCTTGGACAACAAGTTCACTAGCCTATCTCAACTAGTTGCAAGCCATTCGAGGAAATGGAAGCGCAAGTGGAGAGCATGTTATGGCTATGGCGATGAACATGACCCTGTTATTCAACTCAATAATGAAGAGATTGATCAGAGTTACTATTTTGGAGAAGCTGATCCAAACACATGCAGTGGTGAAGTCTCTGTAATCTGGAAGAAAAATATAATCATGGGAGGAAAATGCCAGCTTCCTCAATTTTCTGGTGTCATAATTTATGATACTGCTGGGAATTTAGTTAATCCCAAAACTCCACGCCCTCTTGCACTTCCATGGAAAGAATAA